From Aedes albopictus strain Foshan chromosome 1, AalbF5, whole genome shotgun sequence, one genomic window encodes:
- the LOC134286585 gene encoding uncharacterized protein K02A2.6-like yields the protein MQRRHFTFEETVKKLKELFSIRISLFSKRYQCFQLTKSDADDYVTYAGKVNKACEDFELNKLTPDQFKSLVFICGLRSTKDADIRTRLLSKLETNADEDCKLESLITECQRLQNLKHDTAMVEQKHTSISSICAVKQKKPQSNPSGPKTKPSGKSSTPKTPCWQCGGMHFVRDCSFSNHVCKDCKQTGHKEGYCGCYSAKTSTKKKKSKVNGVFAINQVSSESRRKFLTVNIDGSEVTLQFDTASDITIISRKIWNKCLGSPQLLPTTRAATTASGKPLQLLGELQSAITLGGVTKPGKLYVASNNLNLFGLEWIDLFGLWDKPLSAICNQVHADQPNAIQHYKARFPDVFRQGLGHCTKTKVRLFLKPEAMPVYKPKRPVPFTSVEKVDAELDRLQQLGIISPVDFSQWAAPIVVVKKPGGKIRICADYSTGLNAALESNNYPLPVPDDIFSKLNGCKYFSIIDLSDAYLQVEVDDDSKNLLTINTHRGLFRFNRLAPGVKSAPGAFQQLMNTMIADIQGVESFLDDLMVFSKTEKEHREILTALFQRLQEYGFILREEKCNLLQLQIKYLAHIVDESGLRPDPAKIEAIVKMPAPSDISSLRSFLGAVNFYGKFVSEMHQLRRPLDALLKKDAKFVWNNDCQKSFQRFKEVLQSDLLLTHYDPTLDIIVAADASQSGIGACIMHKFPNGALKAVAHASRSLTDAEKRYGQVEKEGLALVFAVTKFHRMLLGRKFTLQTDHQPLLRIFGSKKGIPIHTANRLQRWALTLLCYDFDIQYVSTTQFGNADVLSRLISGHSRPEEDFIIASIQLEDDIEVPLQEAVEVIPVTFDMVRSTTTNCSVLQQVVKHIENGWPTHIKDITNPDVRPFHTHQDALELVKGCVMLGNRLVIPETLRKRILKQLHRGHPGMERMKALARSHVYWPKIDDSISDYVKQCDKCATHSKTLPKVPLQSWPLAQSPWERIHIDFAGPVNGLHFLVVIDAFSKWPEISIVRSPTTAAVINFLDEVFARFGVPITIVSDNGTQFSSAQFAEFCKKNGIQHLRISPYHPQSNGQAERFVETLKTALLKINEGEKISESLQIFLQAYRTTPSRILNGKTPSQLMIGRNMRTVLSLLQPRQPMTPIINQRQNDQFNRKHGVVPRNLQAGDAVYAKVYQSNSKWKWAPGVIIEVIGQVNFNVLLDEWHGRRKLIRSHANQIKHRFDDQQPTKEPTEKSSLNIFVDEFGLQDNFQQNEVTTVAPPEPVPDQEVSIDATVDATDDDEALPEIEVSLPESIQHSQPDEEASTSRPRRMIQMPSRLEPFLVFWK from the exons ATGCAGCGAAGGCAC TTCACCTTCGAGGAAACTGTCAAGAAACTCAAGGAATTGTTCAGCATCCGGATTTCGCTCTTCAGCAAACGGTACCAATGCTTCCAGCTGACGAAGAGCGATGCGGACGATTATGTGACTTACGCGGGAAAAGTTAACAAGGCCTGTGaagattttgaactgaacaagctAACTCCAGACCAGTTCAAAAGCTTGGTTTTCATTTGCGGACTTCGCTCAACGAAGGACGCGGACATCCGGACGCGGCTACTCTCGAAGCTTGAAACGAACGCCGACGAAGATTGCAAACTCGAATCGCTCATCACGGAATGTCAACGTCTTCAAAATCTCAAGCATGATACCGCTATGGTGGAACAGAAGCATACTTCGATCAGCTCCATCTGCGCAGTCAAACAGAAGAAGCCTCAATCGAACCCATCTGGACCAAAAACCAAACCTAGTGGCAAATCAAGCACCCCGAAGACACCCTGTTGGCAGTGCGGCGGCATGCACTTCGTTCGCGATTGTTCGTTCTCAAACCACGTTTGTAAGGACTGCAAGCAAACCGGACACAAAGAAGGCTACTGCGGCTGTTACTCAGCGAAGACATCTACCAAGAAGAAGAAGTCGAAGGTCAACGGTGTTTTCGCGATCAACCAGGTTAGTAGTGAGTCCCGGCGGAAGTTCCTGACCGTGAATATCGATGGATCTGAAGTGACGCTGCAGTTTGATACGGCTTCGGACATCACCATCATCTCTCGGAAAATCTGGAACAAATGTCTTGGATCCCCTCAACTACTTCCCACAACAAGAGCAGCAACAACAGCGTCTGGCAAGCCTCTTCAGCTTCTTGGTGAACTTCAAAGCGCAATCACACTTGGAGGTGTCACCAAACCAGGAAAACTTTACGTGGCCAGCAACAATCTCAACCTGTTTGGCCTGGAATGGATCGACTTGTTTGGACTATGGGACAAGCCATTGTCGGCGATCTGCAATCAAGTTCACGCCGATCAACCCAACGCAATCCAGCACTACAAGGCAAGATTCCCAGACGTTTTCCGGCAAGGTTTAGGACACTGCACAAAAACCAAGGTACGCCTGTTCCTGAAACCCGAAGCTATGCCAGTCTACAAACCGAAACGGCCTGTACCATTCACATCCGTGGAGAAAGTCGATGCAGAACTGGACCGTCTTCAACAACTGGGTATCATCAGCCCAGTTGACTTTTCCCAGTGGGCTGCACCAATCGTAGTGGTCAAGAAACCAGGAGGAAAGATTCGGATCTGTGCCGATTATTCAACCGGTCTGAACGCCGCCCTGGAGTCGAACAACTACCCGTTGCCAGTTCCCGACGACATCTTCAGCAAGCTCAACGGATGCAAGTATTTCAGCATAATCGACCTTAGTGATGCCTATCTGCAAGTAGAAGTGGATGACGACTCGAAAAACTTGCTGACCATCAACACACACCGTGGACTATTTCGTTTCAACAGGCTAGCTCCTGGGGTGAAGTCGGCTCCAGGAGCATTCCAGCAGCTGATGAACACGATGATCGCAGATATCCAAGGTGTCGAATCGTTCCTGGATGACCTGATGGTATTCAGCAAAACCGAGAAGGAGCATCGTGAAATCCTCACCGCTCTTTTTCAACGACTGCAAGAGTATGGCTTCATTCTCCGTGAAGAAAAGTGCAACCTGCTACAGCTTCAAATCAAGTATCTTGCACACATCGTTGACGAATCTGGACTACGACCGGATCCAGCCAAAATCGAAGCCATTGTCAAGATGCCTGCTCCCAGCGACATTTCCAGTCTACGATCGTTCCTCGGTGCGGTGAATTTCTATGGCAAGTTCGTATCAGAAATGCACCAGCTACGAAGACCACTCGACGCGCTTCTCAAGAAGGATGCCAAGTTCGTTTGGAACAACGACTGCCAGAAGTCTTTCCAAAGATTCAAAGAAGTGCTCCAGTCAGATCTTCTCCTAACGCATTACGACCCGACTCTGGACATCATCGTAGCAGCAGACGCATCCCAGTCAGGAATTGGAGCCTGCATCATGCACAAGTTTCCCAACGGCGCTCTCAAAGCGGTGGCACATGCATCCCGTTCCCTCACCGATGCTGAAAAACGTTACGGACAGGTGGAGAAGGAAGGTCTAGCCCTGGTATTCGCTGTAACGAAGTTCCACCGGATGTTACTTGGACGCAAGTTTACGCTACAAACGGATCATCAGCCGCTCTTGAGGATATTTGGATCGAAAAAGGGGATTCCAATCCACACCGCCAATCGCTTACAACGCTGGGCACTGACGCTTCTGTGTTACGATTTTGACATCCAGTATGTATCCACCACCCAGTTCGGAAATGCCGATGTTCTTTCCCGTCTCATCAGCGGCCATTCAAGACCGGAGGAAGATTTCATCATCGCTTCAATCCAACTGGAAGATGACATTGAAGTACCTCTTCAAGAAGCAGTCGAAGTAATTCCTGTGACGTTTGACATGGTACGTAGCACTACAACGAATTGCTCCGTTCTCCAGCAAGTTGTCAAGCACATCGAAAATGGATGGCCTACTCACATCAAGGACATTACAAACCCCGATGTTCGACCGTTCCATACCCATCAGGACGCCCTGGAATTGGTAAAGGGATGTGTTATGCTTGGAAACCGATTGGTGATTCCTGAAACATTGCGAAAACGGATTCTGAAGCAGCTCCATAGAGGACATCCAGGGATGGAAAGGATGAAAGCTCTCGCTAGAAGTCACGTCTACTGGCCCAAGATCGACGACAGTATTTCCGATTACGTCAAGCAGTGCGACAAATGCGCTACTCATTCGAAGACACTTCCGAAAGTTCCTCTTCAATCATGGCCGCTCGCACAATCTCCTTGGGAACGCATCCACATAGATTTTGCTGGTCCAGTCAACGGCCTGCATTTTCTAGTGGTAATCGACGCCTTTTCCAAGTGGCCGGAAATCAGCATTGTACGCTCACCGACCACAGCAGCAGTCATCAATTTCCTGGACGAAGTGTTTGCTCGCTTTGGAGTTCCAATCACCATCGTATCCGACAACGGCACACAATTTTCATCGGCGCAGTTCGCGGAATTCTGCAAGAAGAACGGAATCCAACATTTGAGAATCTCTCCGTATCATCCGCAGTCGAACGGCCAGGCGGAACGCTTTGTAGAAACCTTGAAGACGGCTTTGCTCAAGATTAACGAGGGGGAAAAGATCTCCGAGTCACTGCAAATCTTCCTACAAGCCTACAGAACAACCCCAAGTCGTATCCTGAATGGAAAAACTCCGTCTCAGCTGATGATCGGAAGGAACATGCGGACAGTCCTGAGTCTACTCCAACCACGACAGCCGATGACCCCAATCATCAATCAACGACAAAATGACCAGTTCAACCGGAAACATGGCGTAGTACCTAGGAACCTACAAGCTGGTGATGCAGTTTATGCCAAGGTCTACCAATCCAATTCAAAATGGAAATGGGCTCCCGGAGTCATTATTGAAGTCATTGGGCAAGTAAACTTCAACGTTCTATTGGACGAATGGCATGGCCGACGGAAGTTGATCCGTTCACATGCCAACCAAATCAAGCATCGCTTTGACGACCAACAACCAACAAAGGAACCAACGGAGAAATCTTCCCTCAACATATTCGTGGACGAGTTTGGACTGCAGGATAATTTCCAACAAAATGAAGTCACTACCGTTGCTCCTCCAGAACCAGTACCAGACCAAGAAGTTTCCATTGATGCCACCGTGGATGCCACTGATGATGACGAAGCACTACCAGAAATCGAAGTAAGCCTGCCGGAATCAATTCAGCATTCACAACCTGATGAGGAAGCCTCTACGAGTCGACCCAGGCGAATGATCCAGATGCCATCTAGACTGGAACCTTTCCTAGTATTCTGGAAATAA